The following proteins are encoded in a genomic region of Cataglyphis hispanica isolate Lineage 1 chromosome 1, ULB_Chis1_1.0, whole genome shotgun sequence:
- the LOC126848328 gene encoding uncharacterized protein LOC126848328 isoform X3: MIIVNSVLLILAIVSRVGCQRNTPRSARASRNEAALDFECPEEFGYYPHPRDCTQYYVCVFGGALLESCTGGLMYSHDLQTCDWPRNVGCPGGDSSNKEAEEDPLLERSAKIETLQDQQQQQRQQQQQLRDQQQREQQQRPRQPIAISSTSPPVSQITERQLRQRQHSRTNYHEDEYGPASEFENDRQQRVYRGQPSTIGQVQRDRDGLRRNIISEREKDSLVNARAQAETHYRTSVPTSESPRLAKTLASTVAPVLSKAYYSDPDQSYPYYTIYDDDVSIYKDDDYNQYTINQSVPVQQPNVKISEVNTKQYQKPKKVSVNEADKYNLNQDYDIYENQAQLNKNKFRISDGQQFRTNQLSHPVVHVTTPNVIVDTFIPLTTSTQTPSTTSRPYTVNAPSRGRPQQIHRGTAPPRSRPTLKPSTEIVSKAQEFVDIYRHPPSRPATIYPTPQVDKPAAKCRKDVCLLPDCNCGGSDIPGDYLPEEIPQIVLLTFDDSVNDLNKGLYTDLFEKGRKNPNGCPISATFYVSHEWTDYSQVQNLYASGHEIASHTVSHSFGEQFSARKWAREVAGQREILAAYGGVKLEDVRGMRAPFLSVGGNNMFKMLWDTNFTYDSSMPIYENRPPSWPYTLDYKLFHDCMIPPCPTRSYPGLWEVPMVMWQDLNGGRCSMGDACSNPPTPDGVYKMLIKNFERHYTTNRAPFGLFYHAAWFTQPHHKEGFISFLDTIVAMDDVWIITNWQAIQWIRNPTPLSLLHTFEPFGCHYPDRPKKCNNAKVCNLWHKSGVRYMKTCQACPDIYPWTGKTGIRSSRIDNEVDAHE, encoded by the exons GATGCCAACGGAATACTCCGAGAAGTGCAAGGGCTAGTAGAAATGAGGCAGCTCTAGATTTCGAATGCCCTGAAGAATTTGGATACTATCCTCATCCGCGCGATTGCACgcaatattatgtatgtgtttTCGGTGGTGCCTTGCTGGAGTCTTGTACGGGAGGTCTTATGTACAG TCATGACTTGCAAACGTGCGATTGGCCGCGAAATGTAGGCTGCCCGGGAGGAGACTCGTCTAACAAGGAGGCTGAGGAGGATCCTCTATTGGAGAG ATCCGCGAAAATCGAAACTTTGCAGGatcaacagcagcaacaacgacagcagcagcaacaattACGAGACCAACAACAACGAGAGCAGCAACAACGGCCGAGGCAGCCGATCGCGATTTCGAGTACGTCGCCGCCAGTCTCACAGATCACCGAGAGGCAATTGAGACAGCGTCAGCACTCCAGGACGAATTATCATGAGGACGAGTATGGTCCTGCGTCGGAGTTCGAGAACGATCGGCAGCAACGAGTATACCGGGGACAACCTTCGACAATCGGTCAAGTGCAACGCGACCGCGATGGTCTCCGCCGGAATATAATCTCG gagagagagaaggatagcCTGGTGAACGCACGTGCCCAAGCCGAGACTCATTATAG aACCTCCGTTCCAACCTCTGAATCGCCAAGACTTGCCAAAACTCTGGCCTCAACTGTCGCGCCGGTCCTATCCAAGGCTTACTATAGCGATCCAGATCAAAGTTATccatattatacaatttatgatGACGATGTTTCTATTTACAAGGATGACG ATTACAATCAATATACCATTAATCAATCGGTGCCGGTGCAGCAaccaaatgtaaaaattagcgAAGTCAACACAAAGCAATACCAGAAACCGAAAAAAGTCTCCGTGAACGAGGCGGATAAGTACAATCTTAATCAAGATTACGATATCTATGAAAATCAG GCTCAGCTCAATAAAAACAAGTTCCGTATATCCGACGGTCAACAATTCAG GACAAATCAGCTCAGCCATCCCGTAGTCCATGTAACAACTCCGAATGTCATCGTCGATACCTTCATACCGCTAACTACGAGCACGCAAACTCCCAGCACGACCAGCAGACCTTACACCGTCAATGCGCCGAg CCGAGGTCGACCGCAGCAGATCCATCGGGGCACGGCACCGCC ACGATCGCGACCTACCTTGAAACCGTCCACCGAAATAGTTTCGAAGGCGCAGGAGTTCGTTGACATTTACAGGCATCCACCGTCGAGACCGGCGACGATTTATCCGACGCCTCAAGTAGACAAACCTGCGGCAAAGTGTCGCAAGGATGTCTGCTTACTTCCAGATTGTAACTGCGGAGGCTCCGATATCCCAG GTGACTACTTGCCGGAGGAGATACCGCAAATTGTTCTCCTAACTTTCGACGATTCCGTGAACGACTTGAACAAGGGTCTCTACACCGACCTATTCGAGAAGGGACGGAAGAATCCCAATGGTTGTCCCATCTCGGCCACCTTCTATGTGTCTCATGAATGGACCGATTACAGCCAGGTTCAAAATCTCTATGCCTCGGGCCACGAGATTGCTTCCCACACGGTCTC GCACAGTTTCGGTGAACAATTTTCGGCGCGAAAGTGGGCGCGAGAAGTTGCTGGACAGCGTGAAATTCTGGCTGCGTACGGAGGCGTCAAGCTGGAGGACGTCAGAGGAATGAGAGCTCCCTTCTTATCG GTCGGAGGAAACAATATGTTCAAGATGCTGTGGGACACAAACTTCACATACGACTCTTCCATGCCAATTTACGAGAATCGACCGCCCAGTTGGCCGTACACGCTGGATTACAAGCTCTTCCATGACTGCATGATACCACCCTGTCCCACGAGATCCTATCCAGGATTGTGGGAAGTTCCTATGGTAATGTGGCAAGATCTCAATGGAGGTAGGTGCTCCATGGGAGATGCCTGCAGCAACCCGCCGACTCCGGATGGAGTGTACAAGATGCTCATTAAGAACTTTGAAAGGCATTACACGACTAACAG GGCGCCTTTCGGTCTGTTCTATCATGCTGCGTGGTTCACTCAGCCACATCATAAAGAAGGCTTTATATCGTTTCTCGATACCATTGTCGCGATGGACGATGTATGGATAATTACCAATTGGCAGGCCATACAATGGATCAGGAATCCAACGCCTTTATCGCTTTTACACACGTTTGAACCTTTTGGATGCCATTATCCG GATCGACCCAAGAAGTGCAATAACGCGAAGGTCTGTAATCTTTGGCACAAGAGCGGCGTGAGGTACATGAAGACGTGCCAAGCATGCCCGGACATTTATCCCTGGACAGGCAAGACCGGTATACGTAGCAGTCGCATCGACAACGAGGTCGACGCCCATGAATGA
- the LOC126848328 gene encoding uncharacterized protein LOC126848328 isoform X4, translating to MIIVNSVLLILAIVSRVGCQRNTPRSARASRNEAALDFECPEEFGYYPHPRDCTQYYVCVFGGALLESCTGGLMYSHDLQTCDWPRNVGCPGGDSSNKEAEEDPLLERSAKIETLQDQQQQQRQQQQQLRDQQQREQQQRPRQPIAISSTSPPVSQITERQLRQRQHSRTNYHEDEYGPASEFENDRQQRVYRGQPSTIGQVQRDRDGLRRNIISEREKDSLVNARAQAETHYRTSVPTSESPRLAKTLASTVAPVLSKAYYSDPDQSYPYYTIYDDDVSIYKDDDYNQYTINQSVPVQQPNVKISEVNTKQYQKPKKVSVNEADKYNLNQDYDIYENQAQLNKNKFRISDGQQFRTNQLSHPVVHVTTPNVIVDTFIPLTTSTQTPSTTSRPYTVNAPSRGRPQQIHRGTAPPRSRPTLKPSTEIVSKAQEFVDIYRHPPSRPATIYPTPQVDKPAAKCRKDVCLLPDCNCGGSDIPGGIPVVQTPQIVLLTFDDAVNDLNKPLYSELFENGRKNPNGCPISATFYVSHEWTDYSQVQNLYADGHEMASHTVSHSFGEQFSARKWAREVAGQREILAAYGGVKLEDVRGMRAPFLSVGGNNMFKMLWDTNFTYDSSMPIYENRPPSWPYTLDYKLFHDCMIPPCPTRSYPGLWEVPMVMWQDLNGGRCSMGDACSNPPTPDGVYKMLIKNFERHYTTNRAPFGLFYHAAWFTQPHHKEGFISFLDTIVAMDDVWIITNWQAIQWIRNPTPLSLLHTFEPFGCHYPDRPKKCNNAKVCNLWHKSGVRYMKTCQACPDIYPWTGKTGIRSSRIDNEVDAHE from the exons GATGCCAACGGAATACTCCGAGAAGTGCAAGGGCTAGTAGAAATGAGGCAGCTCTAGATTTCGAATGCCCTGAAGAATTTGGATACTATCCTCATCCGCGCGATTGCACgcaatattatgtatgtgtttTCGGTGGTGCCTTGCTGGAGTCTTGTACGGGAGGTCTTATGTACAG TCATGACTTGCAAACGTGCGATTGGCCGCGAAATGTAGGCTGCCCGGGAGGAGACTCGTCTAACAAGGAGGCTGAGGAGGATCCTCTATTGGAGAG ATCCGCGAAAATCGAAACTTTGCAGGatcaacagcagcaacaacgacagcagcagcaacaattACGAGACCAACAACAACGAGAGCAGCAACAACGGCCGAGGCAGCCGATCGCGATTTCGAGTACGTCGCCGCCAGTCTCACAGATCACCGAGAGGCAATTGAGACAGCGTCAGCACTCCAGGACGAATTATCATGAGGACGAGTATGGTCCTGCGTCGGAGTTCGAGAACGATCGGCAGCAACGAGTATACCGGGGACAACCTTCGACAATCGGTCAAGTGCAACGCGACCGCGATGGTCTCCGCCGGAATATAATCTCG gagagagagaaggatagcCTGGTGAACGCACGTGCCCAAGCCGAGACTCATTATAG aACCTCCGTTCCAACCTCTGAATCGCCAAGACTTGCCAAAACTCTGGCCTCAACTGTCGCGCCGGTCCTATCCAAGGCTTACTATAGCGATCCAGATCAAAGTTATccatattatacaatttatgatGACGATGTTTCTATTTACAAGGATGACG ATTACAATCAATATACCATTAATCAATCGGTGCCGGTGCAGCAaccaaatgtaaaaattagcgAAGTCAACACAAAGCAATACCAGAAACCGAAAAAAGTCTCCGTGAACGAGGCGGATAAGTACAATCTTAATCAAGATTACGATATCTATGAAAATCAG GCTCAGCTCAATAAAAACAAGTTCCGTATATCCGACGGTCAACAATTCAG GACAAATCAGCTCAGCCATCCCGTAGTCCATGTAACAACTCCGAATGTCATCGTCGATACCTTCATACCGCTAACTACGAGCACGCAAACTCCCAGCACGACCAGCAGACCTTACACCGTCAATGCGCCGAg CCGAGGTCGACCGCAGCAGATCCATCGGGGCACGGCACCGCC ACGATCGCGACCTACCTTGAAACCGTCCACCGAAATAGTTTCGAAGGCGCAGGAGTTCGTTGACATTTACAGGCATCCACCGTCGAGACCGGCGACGATTTATCCGACGCCTCAAGTAGACAAACCTGCGGCAAAGTGTCGCAAGGATGTCTGCTTACTTCCAGATTGTAACTGCGGAGGCTCCGATATCCCAG GTGGTATTCCGGTTGTGCAGACGCCACAGATCGTTCTGCTTACTTTCGACGACGCCGTAAACGACCTTAACAAACCCCTGTACAGCGAACTGTTCGAAAACGGCCGTAAGAATCCGAACGGCTGTCCAATCTCGGCGACCTTTTACGTCTCGCACGAATGGACAGACTATAGCCAGGTGCAAAATCTCTATGCAGACGGCCACGAAATGGCGTCTCACACTGTCTC GCACAGTTTCGGTGAACAATTTTCGGCGCGAAAGTGGGCGCGAGAAGTTGCTGGACAGCGTGAAATTCTGGCTGCGTACGGAGGCGTCAAGCTGGAGGACGTCAGAGGAATGAGAGCTCCCTTCTTATCG GTCGGAGGAAACAATATGTTCAAGATGCTGTGGGACACAAACTTCACATACGACTCTTCCATGCCAATTTACGAGAATCGACCGCCCAGTTGGCCGTACACGCTGGATTACAAGCTCTTCCATGACTGCATGATACCACCCTGTCCCACGAGATCCTATCCAGGATTGTGGGAAGTTCCTATGGTAATGTGGCAAGATCTCAATGGAGGTAGGTGCTCCATGGGAGATGCCTGCAGCAACCCGCCGACTCCGGATGGAGTGTACAAGATGCTCATTAAGAACTTTGAAAGGCATTACACGACTAACAG GGCGCCTTTCGGTCTGTTCTATCATGCTGCGTGGTTCACTCAGCCACATCATAAAGAAGGCTTTATATCGTTTCTCGATACCATTGTCGCGATGGACGATGTATGGATAATTACCAATTGGCAGGCCATACAATGGATCAGGAATCCAACGCCTTTATCGCTTTTACACACGTTTGAACCTTTTGGATGCCATTATCCG GATCGACCCAAGAAGTGCAATAACGCGAAGGTCTGTAATCTTTGGCACAAGAGCGGCGTGAGGTACATGAAGACGTGCCAAGCATGCCCGGACATTTATCCCTGGACAGGCAAGACCGGTATACGTAGCAGTCGCATCGACAACGAGGTCGACGCCCATGAATGA
- the LOC126848328 gene encoding uncharacterized protein LOC126848328 isoform X2 produces the protein MIIVNSVLLILAIVSRVGCQRNTPRSARASRNEAALDFECPEEFGYYPHPRDCTQYYVCVFGGALLESCTGGLMYSHDLQTCDWPRNVGCPGGDSSNKEAEEDPLLERSAKIETLQDQQQQQRQQQQQLRDQQQREQQQRPRQPIAISSTSPPVSQITERQLRQRQHSRTNYHEDEYGPASEFENDRQQRVYRGQPSTIGQVQRDRDGLRRNIISEREKDSLVNARAQAETHYRLVTKSFLRRTSVPTSESPRLAKTLASTVAPVLSKAYYSDPDQSYPYYTIYDDDVSIYKDDDYNQYTINQSVPVQQPNVKISEVNTKQYQKPKKVSVNEADKYNLNQDYDIYENQAQLNKNKFRISDGQQFRTNQLSHPVVHVTTPNVIVDTFIPLTTSTQTPSTTSRPYTVNAPSRGRPQQIHRGTAPPRSRPTLKPSTEIVSKAQEFVDIYRHPPSRPATIYPTPQVDKPAAKCRKDVCLLPDCNCGGSDIPGGIPVVQTPQIVLLTFDDAVNDLNKPLYSELFENGRKNPNGCPISATFYVSHEWTDYSQVQNLYADGHEMASHTVSHSFGEQFSARKWAREVAGQREILAAYGGVKLEDVRGMRAPFLSVGGNNMFKMLWDTNFTYDSSMPIYENRPPSWPYTLDYKLFHDCMIPPCPTRSYPGLWEVPMVMWQDLNGGRCSMGDACSNPPTPDGVYKMLIKNFERHYTTNRAPFGLFYHAAWFTQPHHKEGFISFLDTIVAMDDVWIITNWQAIQWIRNPTPLSLLHTFEPFGCHYPDRPKKCNNAKVCNLWHKSGVRYMKTCQACPDIYPWTGKTGIRSSRIDNEVDAHE, from the exons GATGCCAACGGAATACTCCGAGAAGTGCAAGGGCTAGTAGAAATGAGGCAGCTCTAGATTTCGAATGCCCTGAAGAATTTGGATACTATCCTCATCCGCGCGATTGCACgcaatattatgtatgtgtttTCGGTGGTGCCTTGCTGGAGTCTTGTACGGGAGGTCTTATGTACAG TCATGACTTGCAAACGTGCGATTGGCCGCGAAATGTAGGCTGCCCGGGAGGAGACTCGTCTAACAAGGAGGCTGAGGAGGATCCTCTATTGGAGAG ATCCGCGAAAATCGAAACTTTGCAGGatcaacagcagcaacaacgacagcagcagcaacaattACGAGACCAACAACAACGAGAGCAGCAACAACGGCCGAGGCAGCCGATCGCGATTTCGAGTACGTCGCCGCCAGTCTCACAGATCACCGAGAGGCAATTGAGACAGCGTCAGCACTCCAGGACGAATTATCATGAGGACGAGTATGGTCCTGCGTCGGAGTTCGAGAACGATCGGCAGCAACGAGTATACCGGGGACAACCTTCGACAATCGGTCAAGTGCAACGCGACCGCGATGGTCTCCGCCGGAATATAATCTCG gagagagagaaggatagcCTGGTGAACGCACGTGCCCAAGCCGAGACTCATTATAGGTTGGTAACAAAATCATTCTTGAGAAG aACCTCCGTTCCAACCTCTGAATCGCCAAGACTTGCCAAAACTCTGGCCTCAACTGTCGCGCCGGTCCTATCCAAGGCTTACTATAGCGATCCAGATCAAAGTTATccatattatacaatttatgatGACGATGTTTCTATTTACAAGGATGACG ATTACAATCAATATACCATTAATCAATCGGTGCCGGTGCAGCAaccaaatgtaaaaattagcgAAGTCAACACAAAGCAATACCAGAAACCGAAAAAAGTCTCCGTGAACGAGGCGGATAAGTACAATCTTAATCAAGATTACGATATCTATGAAAATCAG GCTCAGCTCAATAAAAACAAGTTCCGTATATCCGACGGTCAACAATTCAG GACAAATCAGCTCAGCCATCCCGTAGTCCATGTAACAACTCCGAATGTCATCGTCGATACCTTCATACCGCTAACTACGAGCACGCAAACTCCCAGCACGACCAGCAGACCTTACACCGTCAATGCGCCGAg CCGAGGTCGACCGCAGCAGATCCATCGGGGCACGGCACCGCC ACGATCGCGACCTACCTTGAAACCGTCCACCGAAATAGTTTCGAAGGCGCAGGAGTTCGTTGACATTTACAGGCATCCACCGTCGAGACCGGCGACGATTTATCCGACGCCTCAAGTAGACAAACCTGCGGCAAAGTGTCGCAAGGATGTCTGCTTACTTCCAGATTGTAACTGCGGAGGCTCCGATATCCCAG GTGGTATTCCGGTTGTGCAGACGCCACAGATCGTTCTGCTTACTTTCGACGACGCCGTAAACGACCTTAACAAACCCCTGTACAGCGAACTGTTCGAAAACGGCCGTAAGAATCCGAACGGCTGTCCAATCTCGGCGACCTTTTACGTCTCGCACGAATGGACAGACTATAGCCAGGTGCAAAATCTCTATGCAGACGGCCACGAAATGGCGTCTCACACTGTCTC GCACAGTTTCGGTGAACAATTTTCGGCGCGAAAGTGGGCGCGAGAAGTTGCTGGACAGCGTGAAATTCTGGCTGCGTACGGAGGCGTCAAGCTGGAGGACGTCAGAGGAATGAGAGCTCCCTTCTTATCG GTCGGAGGAAACAATATGTTCAAGATGCTGTGGGACACAAACTTCACATACGACTCTTCCATGCCAATTTACGAGAATCGACCGCCCAGTTGGCCGTACACGCTGGATTACAAGCTCTTCCATGACTGCATGATACCACCCTGTCCCACGAGATCCTATCCAGGATTGTGGGAAGTTCCTATGGTAATGTGGCAAGATCTCAATGGAGGTAGGTGCTCCATGGGAGATGCCTGCAGCAACCCGCCGACTCCGGATGGAGTGTACAAGATGCTCATTAAGAACTTTGAAAGGCATTACACGACTAACAG GGCGCCTTTCGGTCTGTTCTATCATGCTGCGTGGTTCACTCAGCCACATCATAAAGAAGGCTTTATATCGTTTCTCGATACCATTGTCGCGATGGACGATGTATGGATAATTACCAATTGGCAGGCCATACAATGGATCAGGAATCCAACGCCTTTATCGCTTTTACACACGTTTGAACCTTTTGGATGCCATTATCCG GATCGACCCAAGAAGTGCAATAACGCGAAGGTCTGTAATCTTTGGCACAAGAGCGGCGTGAGGTACATGAAGACGTGCCAAGCATGCCCGGACATTTATCCCTGGACAGGCAAGACCGGTATACGTAGCAGTCGCATCGACAACGAGGTCGACGCCCATGAATGA
- the LOC126848328 gene encoding uncharacterized protein LOC126848328 isoform X1: MIIVNSVLLILAIVSRVGCQRNTPRSARASRNEAALDFECPEEFGYYPHPRDCTQYYVCVFGGALLESCTGGLMYSHDLQTCDWPRNVGCPGGDSSNKEAEEDPLLERSAKIETLQDQQQQQRQQQQQLRDQQQREQQQRPRQPIAISSTSPPVSQITERQLRQRQHSRTNYHEDEYGPASEFENDRQQRVYRGQPSTIGQVQRDRDGLRRNIISEREKDSLVNARAQAETHYRLVTKSFLRRTSVPTSESPRLAKTLASTVAPVLSKAYYSDPDQSYPYYTIYDDDVSIYKDDDYNQYTINQSVPVQQPNVKISEVNTKQYQKPKKVSVNEADKYNLNQDYDIYENQAQLNKNKFRISDGQQFRTNQLSHPVVHVTTPNVIVDTFIPLTTSTQTPSTTSRPYTVNAPSRGRPQQIHRGTAPPRSRPTLKPSTEIVSKAQEFVDIYRHPPSRPATIYPTPQVDKPAAKCRKDVCLLPDCNCGGSDIPGDYLPEEIPQIVLLTFDDSVNDLNKGLYTDLFEKGRKNPNGCPISATFYVSHEWTDYSQVQNLYASGHEIASHTVSHSFGEQFSARKWAREVAGQREILAAYGGVKLEDVRGMRAPFLSVGGNNMFKMLWDTNFTYDSSMPIYENRPPSWPYTLDYKLFHDCMIPPCPTRSYPGLWEVPMVMWQDLNGGRCSMGDACSNPPTPDGVYKMLIKNFERHYTTNRAPFGLFYHAAWFTQPHHKEGFISFLDTIVAMDDVWIITNWQAIQWIRNPTPLSLLHTFEPFGCHYPDRPKKCNNAKVCNLWHKSGVRYMKTCQACPDIYPWTGKTGIRSSRIDNEVDAHE; encoded by the exons GATGCCAACGGAATACTCCGAGAAGTGCAAGGGCTAGTAGAAATGAGGCAGCTCTAGATTTCGAATGCCCTGAAGAATTTGGATACTATCCTCATCCGCGCGATTGCACgcaatattatgtatgtgtttTCGGTGGTGCCTTGCTGGAGTCTTGTACGGGAGGTCTTATGTACAG TCATGACTTGCAAACGTGCGATTGGCCGCGAAATGTAGGCTGCCCGGGAGGAGACTCGTCTAACAAGGAGGCTGAGGAGGATCCTCTATTGGAGAG ATCCGCGAAAATCGAAACTTTGCAGGatcaacagcagcaacaacgacagcagcagcaacaattACGAGACCAACAACAACGAGAGCAGCAACAACGGCCGAGGCAGCCGATCGCGATTTCGAGTACGTCGCCGCCAGTCTCACAGATCACCGAGAGGCAATTGAGACAGCGTCAGCACTCCAGGACGAATTATCATGAGGACGAGTATGGTCCTGCGTCGGAGTTCGAGAACGATCGGCAGCAACGAGTATACCGGGGACAACCTTCGACAATCGGTCAAGTGCAACGCGACCGCGATGGTCTCCGCCGGAATATAATCTCG gagagagagaaggatagcCTGGTGAACGCACGTGCCCAAGCCGAGACTCATTATAGGTTGGTAACAAAATCATTCTTGAGAAG aACCTCCGTTCCAACCTCTGAATCGCCAAGACTTGCCAAAACTCTGGCCTCAACTGTCGCGCCGGTCCTATCCAAGGCTTACTATAGCGATCCAGATCAAAGTTATccatattatacaatttatgatGACGATGTTTCTATTTACAAGGATGACG ATTACAATCAATATACCATTAATCAATCGGTGCCGGTGCAGCAaccaaatgtaaaaattagcgAAGTCAACACAAAGCAATACCAGAAACCGAAAAAAGTCTCCGTGAACGAGGCGGATAAGTACAATCTTAATCAAGATTACGATATCTATGAAAATCAG GCTCAGCTCAATAAAAACAAGTTCCGTATATCCGACGGTCAACAATTCAG GACAAATCAGCTCAGCCATCCCGTAGTCCATGTAACAACTCCGAATGTCATCGTCGATACCTTCATACCGCTAACTACGAGCACGCAAACTCCCAGCACGACCAGCAGACCTTACACCGTCAATGCGCCGAg CCGAGGTCGACCGCAGCAGATCCATCGGGGCACGGCACCGCC ACGATCGCGACCTACCTTGAAACCGTCCACCGAAATAGTTTCGAAGGCGCAGGAGTTCGTTGACATTTACAGGCATCCACCGTCGAGACCGGCGACGATTTATCCGACGCCTCAAGTAGACAAACCTGCGGCAAAGTGTCGCAAGGATGTCTGCTTACTTCCAGATTGTAACTGCGGAGGCTCCGATATCCCAG GTGACTACTTGCCGGAGGAGATACCGCAAATTGTTCTCCTAACTTTCGACGATTCCGTGAACGACTTGAACAAGGGTCTCTACACCGACCTATTCGAGAAGGGACGGAAGAATCCCAATGGTTGTCCCATCTCGGCCACCTTCTATGTGTCTCATGAATGGACCGATTACAGCCAGGTTCAAAATCTCTATGCCTCGGGCCACGAGATTGCTTCCCACACGGTCTC GCACAGTTTCGGTGAACAATTTTCGGCGCGAAAGTGGGCGCGAGAAGTTGCTGGACAGCGTGAAATTCTGGCTGCGTACGGAGGCGTCAAGCTGGAGGACGTCAGAGGAATGAGAGCTCCCTTCTTATCG GTCGGAGGAAACAATATGTTCAAGATGCTGTGGGACACAAACTTCACATACGACTCTTCCATGCCAATTTACGAGAATCGACCGCCCAGTTGGCCGTACACGCTGGATTACAAGCTCTTCCATGACTGCATGATACCACCCTGTCCCACGAGATCCTATCCAGGATTGTGGGAAGTTCCTATGGTAATGTGGCAAGATCTCAATGGAGGTAGGTGCTCCATGGGAGATGCCTGCAGCAACCCGCCGACTCCGGATGGAGTGTACAAGATGCTCATTAAGAACTTTGAAAGGCATTACACGACTAACAG GGCGCCTTTCGGTCTGTTCTATCATGCTGCGTGGTTCACTCAGCCACATCATAAAGAAGGCTTTATATCGTTTCTCGATACCATTGTCGCGATGGACGATGTATGGATAATTACCAATTGGCAGGCCATACAATGGATCAGGAATCCAACGCCTTTATCGCTTTTACACACGTTTGAACCTTTTGGATGCCATTATCCG GATCGACCCAAGAAGTGCAATAACGCGAAGGTCTGTAATCTTTGGCACAAGAGCGGCGTGAGGTACATGAAGACGTGCCAAGCATGCCCGGACATTTATCCCTGGACAGGCAAGACCGGTATACGTAGCAGTCGCATCGACAACGAGGTCGACGCCCATGAATGA